A window of Auraticoccus monumenti contains these coding sequences:
- a CDS encoding amidohydrolase codes for MPTLAITNAHVVPVTGEPFDGTVVVTDGTISALGPDVGVPSGAEVVDAGGQWLLPGFVDAHTHLGVHEEGEGWSGNDTNEMTDPVTAHVRALDAIYPGDVGFTDALAGGVTTVCVNPGSGNVIGGLCVALHTSGRTVEEMVLRSPAGLKAALGENPKRVYGEQKKTPSTRLGTAAVMREAFVAAENYQAKRAKAVAEGERFDARDLRLEALASVLAREIPWRQHAHRADDIATAVRIADEFGYELVLDHGTEAHLVADLLAERGVPVLIGPLLTSRSKVELRQRSLANPGRLARAGVEISIITDHPVIPIHFLVHQATFAVKEGLDPVTALRSITIHPARVLGLEDRIGSLEVGKLGDLVLWSGDPLDVMQRALRVFIAGHEVHTWTSAA; via the coding sequence ATGCCCACCCTCGCGATCACCAACGCCCACGTCGTCCCGGTCACCGGGGAGCCCTTCGACGGCACCGTCGTGGTCACCGACGGCACCATCAGCGCGCTCGGGCCCGACGTCGGGGTGCCCTCGGGTGCGGAGGTGGTCGACGCCGGTGGCCAGTGGCTGCTGCCCGGCTTCGTCGACGCCCACACCCACCTCGGGGTGCACGAGGAGGGTGAGGGCTGGTCCGGCAACGACACCAACGAGATGACCGACCCGGTCACCGCCCACGTCCGCGCGCTCGACGCGATCTACCCCGGCGACGTCGGCTTCACCGACGCCCTGGCCGGCGGCGTCACCACGGTCTGCGTCAACCCGGGGTCGGGCAACGTGATCGGCGGGCTGTGCGTCGCCCTGCACACCTCGGGACGCACCGTCGAGGAGATGGTGCTGCGCTCACCCGCCGGGCTCAAGGCCGCGCTGGGGGAGAACCCGAAGCGGGTCTACGGCGAGCAGAAGAAGACGCCCTCCACCCGGCTCGGCACCGCCGCGGTGATGCGGGAGGCGTTCGTGGCCGCGGAGAACTACCAGGCCAAGCGCGCCAAGGCGGTCGCCGAGGGCGAGCGCTTCGACGCCCGCGACCTCAGGCTGGAGGCGCTGGCCTCGGTGCTGGCCCGTGAGATCCCCTGGCGCCAGCACGCCCACCGCGCCGACGACATCGCCACCGCGGTGCGGATCGCCGACGAGTTCGGCTACGAGCTGGTCCTCGACCACGGCACCGAGGCCCACCTGGTCGCGGACCTCCTGGCCGAGCGCGGGGTCCCGGTGCTGATCGGCCCGCTGCTGACCAGCCGCTCCAAGGTCGAGCTGCGTCAGCGCTCGCTGGCCAACCCCGGTCGGCTGGCCCGGGCCGGGGTGGAGATCTCGATCATCACCGACCACCCGGTGATCCCCATCCACTTCCTGGTCCACCAGGCCACCTTCGCGGTCAAGGAGGGGCTCGACCCGGTCACCGCGCTGCGCTCGATCACCATCCACCCGGCCCGCGTCCTCGGCCTGGAGGACCGGATCGGCTCGCTCGAGGTCGGCAAGCTCGGCGACCTGGTGCTGTGGAGCGGGGACCCGCTGGACGTCATGCAGCGCGCGCTGCGGGTGTTCATCGCCGGTCACGAGGTGCACACCTGGACGTCGGCGGCCTGA
- a CDS encoding FAD-binding and (Fe-S)-binding domain-containing protein: MTNRALVDRELGGLAWRLDKDGVRDVIDTSTLARSLYSSDASLYRVVPRGVAVPRSTNELEAVLDAARERGVAVTLRGGGTSCAGNAVGPGLVVDVSRHLNRVISVDPEQRAAVVEPGVIQSELQKVAAPHGLRFGPDPSTHNRCTLGGMIGNNACGPRALGYGKTADNVLGLEVVAGNGERLVLGGPDATPVEDSPTLTALRELVASSLGTIRTQFGRFGRQVSGYSLEHLLPENGFDVARFLAGTEGTLVTITRATVRLVADPPHRIMVALGYASMADAADDAPTVLAHAPTACEGLDSRIVDVVRRRLGDSSVPAMPEGEGWMLVELADTDPARLATRAALLLEASHCLDGLVVADQARANALWKIREDGAGLAGVSLGRPAYPGWEDAAVPPEHLGEYLRAFDDLLTRHGLRGLPYGHFGDGCVHVRIDFPLTEEGGAAGYREFVTEAATLVASFGGSMSGEHGDGRARSALLPSMYSPEAIALFGAVKQVFDPAGLLNPGVLVDPRPVDADLRAEQVRLAPMRGRELHLADEVHRCSGVGKCIADTTGAGGVMCPSYQATRQEKDSTRGRARVLQEMVNGTTVKKGFRSPEVHEALDLCLSCKGCRRDCPTGVDMAAYKSRVLDETYKGGIRPRSHYALGWLPRWGRLITRVPGLAAVTNAVMATPGLRSLLRWGAGVDQRRQLPRFATTSATRAGRAATGTPEAPNGPVVLWVDSFSDFFDGPGADPMVQLLRRAGYDPQFLPRDACCGLTWISTGQLDGARRQLRSALDVLHPVVSAGTPVVGMEPSCLAVWRSDAPELLPDDPRVADVATGVLTLAELLARTPGWTPPDLSGTTVVAQPHCHHASVLGWKADAALLASTGAEVTTVGGCCGLAGNFGVEQGHYEVSVKVAEHDLLPAVRAAGDDALVLADGFSCRTQLAELADRRAVTLPELLLRGADDAR; encoded by the coding sequence ATGACGAACCGGGCCCTGGTCGACCGTGAGCTCGGTGGGCTCGCGTGGCGACTCGACAAGGACGGCGTCCGCGACGTCATCGACACCTCCACGCTGGCCCGCTCGCTCTACTCCAGCGACGCCTCCCTGTACCGGGTGGTGCCCCGCGGCGTGGCCGTCCCCCGCAGCACCAACGAGCTCGAGGCGGTGCTGGACGCCGCCCGCGAGCGCGGCGTGGCGGTGACCCTGCGCGGCGGCGGGACGTCCTGCGCCGGCAACGCCGTAGGACCGGGCCTGGTCGTCGACGTCTCCCGGCACCTGAACCGGGTCATCTCGGTGGACCCCGAGCAGCGCGCCGCGGTGGTGGAGCCCGGCGTGATCCAGTCCGAGCTGCAGAAGGTGGCCGCCCCGCACGGGCTCCGCTTCGGCCCCGACCCCTCCACCCACAACCGCTGCACCCTCGGCGGCATGATCGGCAACAACGCCTGCGGCCCGCGCGCCCTGGGCTACGGCAAGACCGCCGACAACGTGCTCGGTCTGGAGGTGGTGGCGGGCAACGGTGAGCGGCTGGTGCTCGGCGGACCCGACGCCACCCCGGTGGAGGACTCCCCCACCCTGACCGCCCTGCGCGAGCTGGTGGCCTCCTCCCTCGGCACCATCCGCACCCAGTTCGGCCGCTTCGGGCGCCAGGTCTCGGGCTACAGCCTGGAGCACCTGCTGCCGGAGAACGGCTTCGACGTCGCCCGCTTCCTGGCCGGCACGGAGGGAACCCTGGTCACCATCACCAGGGCCACCGTGCGTCTGGTGGCCGACCCGCCGCACCGGATCATGGTGGCGCTGGGCTACGCCTCGATGGCCGACGCCGCCGACGACGCCCCCACCGTGCTGGCCCACGCGCCGACCGCCTGCGAGGGCCTGGACTCCCGGATCGTCGACGTGGTCCGCCGCCGGCTGGGCGACTCCTCCGTCCCGGCCATGCCCGAGGGCGAGGGGTGGATGCTGGTCGAGCTGGCCGACACCGACCCCGCGCGGCTGGCCACCCGCGCGGCCCTGCTGCTGGAGGCCAGCCACTGCCTGGACGGGCTGGTGGTGGCCGACCAGGCCCGGGCCAACGCGCTGTGGAAGATCCGCGAGGACGGCGCCGGGCTGGCCGGCGTCAGCCTCGGGCGTCCCGCCTACCCCGGCTGGGAGGACGCGGCCGTCCCGCCGGAGCACCTGGGCGAGTACCTCCGGGCCTTCGACGACCTGCTCACCCGCCACGGGCTGCGCGGACTGCCCTACGGCCACTTCGGCGACGGGTGCGTGCACGTCCGGATCGACTTCCCCCTCACCGAGGAGGGCGGTGCCGCGGGCTACCGCGAGTTCGTCACCGAGGCCGCGACCCTGGTGGCCTCCTTCGGCGGCTCGATGTCGGGTGAGCACGGCGACGGCCGGGCCCGCTCGGCGCTGCTGCCCAGCATGTACTCCCCCGAGGCGATCGCCCTCTTCGGCGCGGTCAAGCAGGTCTTCGACCCCGCCGGGCTGCTCAACCCCGGCGTGCTGGTCGACCCCCGCCCGGTCGACGCCGACCTCCGCGCCGAGCAGGTCCGGCTGGCCCCGATGCGCGGGCGCGAGCTGCACCTGGCCGACGAGGTCCACCGGTGCAGCGGCGTGGGCAAGTGCATCGCCGACACCACCGGGGCCGGCGGGGTGATGTGCCCCTCCTACCAGGCCACCCGCCAGGAGAAGGACTCCACCCGCGGCCGGGCCCGGGTGCTGCAGGAGATGGTCAACGGCACCACGGTGAAGAAGGGCTTCCGGTCCCCCGAGGTGCACGAGGCCCTCGACCTCTGCCTGTCCTGCAAGGGCTGCCGCCGCGACTGCCCCACCGGCGTCGACATGGCCGCCTACAAGTCCCGGGTGCTGGACGAGACCTACAAGGGCGGGATCCGGCCGCGCAGCCACTACGCGCTGGGCTGGCTGCCGCGCTGGGGCCGGCTGATCACCCGGGTGCCCGGGCTGGCCGCCGTGACCAACGCCGTGATGGCCACCCCCGGGCTGCGCTCGCTGCTGCGCTGGGGCGCCGGCGTCGACCAGCGACGTCAGCTCCCCCGCTTCGCCACCACCTCCGCCACCCGCGCCGGACGGGCGGCCACCGGTACGCCGGAGGCACCGAACGGTCCGGTGGTGCTCTGGGTGGACTCGTTCTCGGACTTCTTCGACGGGCCGGGGGCGGACCCGATGGTGCAGCTGCTGCGCCGGGCCGGCTACGACCCGCAGTTCCTGCCTCGCGACGCCTGCTGCGGGCTGACCTGGATCAGCACCGGCCAGCTGGACGGCGCCCGCCGCCAGCTCCGCAGCGCCCTGGACGTGCTGCACCCGGTAGTCAGCGCCGGTACGCCGGTGGTGGGGATGGAGCCGTCCTGCCTGGCGGTCTGGCGCAGCGACGCCCCCGAGCTGCTCCCCGACGACCCGCGGGTGGCCGACGTGGCCACCGGGGTGCTGACCCTGGCCGAGCTGCTGGCCCGGACCCCGGGCTGGACCCCGCCGGACCTGTCCGGGACGACCGTGGTGGCCCAGCCGCACTGCCACCACGCCTCCGTGCTCGGCTGGAAGGCCGACGCCGCGCTGCTGGCCTCCACCGGTGCGGAGGTGACGACGGTGGGCGGCTGCTGCGGCCTGGCGGGCAACTTCGGGGTCGAGCAGGGCCACTACGAGGTGTCGGTGAAGGTGGCCGAGCACGACCTGCTGCCCGCGGTCCGCGCCGCCGGGGACGACGCCCTCGTGCTGGCCGACGGGTTCTCCTGCCGGACCCAGCTGGCCGAGCTCGCCGACCGCCGGGCGGTCACGTTGCCCGAGCTGCTGCTGCGAGGGGCCGACGACGCCCGCTGA
- a CDS encoding tautomerase family protein → MAQVVVTGTAGILEPRVPALSEAVHAAAQEAFGLPPGKRFHRFVPLPRELFLHPRSEDYTIIEVSLFTGRSTAAKKAFIAGVYRRTTALGLAAEDVEITITETPRENWGIRGVPGDELELGYRVDV, encoded by the coding sequence ATGGCGCAGGTCGTCGTCACCGGCACCGCCGGCATCCTGGAGCCCAGGGTGCCGGCGCTGTCGGAAGCCGTCCACGCCGCCGCGCAGGAGGCGTTCGGGCTGCCCCCCGGCAAGCGGTTCCACCGCTTCGTGCCTCTGCCGCGCGAGCTGTTCCTGCACCCGCGCAGCGAGGACTACACGATCATCGAGGTGTCGCTCTTCACCGGGCGCAGCACCGCGGCCAAGAAGGCCTTCATCGCCGGGGTGTACCGGCGCACCACTGCCCTCGGGCTGGCCGCGGAGGACGTCGAGATCACCATCACCGAGACGCCCCGGGAGAACTGGGGCATCCGCGGCGTCCCAGGCGACGAGCTGGAGCTCGGCTACCGCGTCGACGTCTGA
- a CDS encoding DUF4253 domain-containing protein → MRTPERTDPLPPDGPGTVAGVALPEGRRIHPHPTFARARDNYAWITREPLDPPELDRLWRALAAAFSRTGLWPVLATGLDDGADRPWFDGELGERQDPGLHDPAAVLAGHTDDGTLDEESQPDPRFVFTGLAPAVPGPCDPPVELPLHEPGTHLMLVPVARPADVPARLGWMGTVNTGLGPGELSAVLRSWEDRFGAVLLAIGFDTLQLQAGRLPTEPAALDQVVSEHYALCGDVIDQGPAVDAYRETLPTLRPERHVWFFWWD, encoded by the coding sequence GTGAGGACGCCCGAGCGCACCGACCCGCTCCCGCCCGACGGGCCGGGAACCGTGGCCGGCGTCGCGCTGCCGGAGGGGCGCCGGATCCACCCGCACCCCACCTTCGCCCGCGCCAGGGACAACTACGCCTGGATCACCCGCGAACCGCTCGACCCGCCGGAGCTGGACCGGCTCTGGCGCGCGCTGGCCGCCGCCTTCTCCCGCACCGGGCTGTGGCCGGTGCTGGCCACCGGGCTCGACGACGGCGCGGACCGTCCCTGGTTCGACGGCGAGCTCGGCGAGCGCCAGGACCCGGGCCTGCACGACCCGGCCGCGGTGCTGGCCGGGCACACCGACGACGGCACCCTGGACGAGGAGTCGCAGCCCGACCCGCGGTTCGTCTTCACCGGTCTCGCCCCCGCGGTCCCCGGCCCCTGCGACCCCCCGGTCGAGCTGCCGCTGCACGAGCCGGGGACGCACCTGATGCTCGTCCCGGTGGCCCGGCCCGCCGACGTCCCGGCCCGCCTCGGCTGGATGGGCACGGTCAACACCGGCCTGGGTCCCGGGGAGCTCAGCGCGGTGCTGCGGAGCTGGGAGGACCGGTTCGGCGCGGTGCTGCTGGCCATCGGGTTCGACACCTTGCAGCTGCAGGCCGGGCGCCTCCCCACCGAGCCGGCCGCGCTCGACCAGGTGGTGAGCGAGCACTACGCGCTGTGCGGGGACGTCATCGACCAGGGCCCGGCGGTCGACGCCTACCGCGAGACGCTGCCGACCCTGCGGCCGGAGCGCCACGTGTGGTTCTTCTGGTGGGACTGA
- the arfB gene encoding alternative ribosome rescue aminoacyl-tRNA hydrolase ArfB, which translates to MSGTLDLAVPPGPGIPQGLVVPGEELVERFSRSSGPGGQSVNTADTRVELVFDATASSVLPPRAADRLGVVRIVASEQRSQLRNRVAARERLAERIREACAPPPPRRVPTKPSKGSRRRRVDAKVQRGRTKALRGRVRPD; encoded by the coding sequence ATGAGCGGCACGCTGGACCTGGCCGTTCCCCCGGGGCCGGGGATCCCCCAGGGCCTCGTCGTCCCCGGTGAGGAGCTGGTGGAGCGCTTCAGCCGCTCCTCCGGGCCGGGCGGGCAGTCGGTCAACACCGCCGACACCCGGGTGGAGCTGGTCTTCGACGCCACCGCGAGCAGCGTGCTCCCGCCCCGTGCGGCCGACCGGCTCGGGGTGGTGCGGATCGTGGCGTCGGAGCAGCGCAGCCAGCTGCGGAACCGGGTGGCGGCGCGGGAGCGGCTGGCCGAGCGGATCCGTGAGGCCTGCGCTCCCCCACCGCCGCGCCGGGTGCCGACCAAGCCGTCGAAGGGCTCGCGCCGGCGCCGGGTGGACGCCAAGGTGCAGCGCGGGCGGACCAAGGCGCTGCGCGGGCGGGTCCGCCCGGACTGA